The Fimbriimonadaceae bacterium genome includes the window ACACCGCACGCGCAAATCTTGAACCGATTGTCTTTGCCGGTATTCAGCCGGGTGGGCAGCTGATGATCACCACCGACGTGGAGAATTATCCTGGGTTTCCCAACGGCATCATGGGTCCTGAGATGATGGAGCTTTTCCGCACCCAGGTGGAACGATTCGGCACTCGGGTGGAATATAAGCACGTTAGCCGTGTCGATTTTAGCGAACGCCCGTTTAAGGTGTATATCGAGGACGAAATGCACCTTGCTCAGACTGTCATTATCTCTACTGGAGCCGAAGCCAAATGGCTTGGGCTGGAGTCGGAGGTGACGTTCGGAGGCTACGGCGTGAGCGCCTGCGCTACCTGCGATGGCGCGTTTTTCCGAAACAAAGAGGTCATCGTGGTAGGTGGTGGAGATACAGCGATGGAGGAGGCCAACTACCTCACTCGGCATTGCTCAAAGGTCTATCTGGTGCACCGACGCAACGAGTTTCGGGCCAGCAAGATCATGCAGGACCGGGTCCTCAACAACCCAAAGATCGAGGTCATTTGGAATGCTGCGGTCGAGGAGATTTTGGGGCAGCACGAGCCGGTCAAGAAGGTCACTGGAGCACGCCTTAAGAGCACTGTAGATGACAAGACCTGGGAGATGCCCATCAGCGGTGTGTTCATCGCCATCGGGCATAAACCGAACTCAGACCTCGTGAAAGGCGTCCTCGATATGGACGAGCTTGGATATTTGATTACGGAACCACGCAGCACAAAAACGAACATCCCGGGAGTATTTGCCTGTGGGGACGTCGCCGACAGCATCTATAGGCAAGCCGTAACCGCTGCGGGGACCGGCTGCATGGCAGCCATTGACGCCGAGCGGTTCTTAGAAGCAGAAGGACACTAAATATGTTGCAATTAGCCGCAATCGCTCTCACCCTCGCAAGCACTTCTTTTAATGCTTCGCAAGATGCAGGGCGTATGATGCATCTAAAAGGGCCCGAGAATTCGTTCGAAAGGCTGCTCCTGAGCATCAATGACGAGCGGCTAGACCCTCCCAAGGTTTCCCCAAAGCATCAATGGATCTTTGAATGGGTGACGGCGGGTCTTGGTAGGCAGGCCGAGACCGACAACTACTATCTTCGTTTTCGCGTCTTTTGCCAGTTGCGCAAAGAGAACGACGACCCGGCGATGATGACGACGCGGCTGTTGCTGAGGCTGTGGGACTTCAACGTTCGGAAACTGGGCTTCGACCACGCCCCGATCTTCG containing:
- the trxB gene encoding thioredoxin-disulfide reductase, with the translated sequence MSTNIEKVIIIGSGPAGYTAALYTARANLEPIVFAGIQPGGQLMITTDVENYPGFPNGIMGPEMMELFRTQVERFGTRVEYKHVSRVDFSERPFKVYIEDEMHLAQTVIISTGAEAKWLGLESEVTFGGYGVSACATCDGAFFRNKEVIVVGGGDTAMEEANYLTRHCSKVYLVHRRNEFRASKIMQDRVLNNPKIEVIWNAAVEEILGQHEPVKKVTGARLKSTVDDKTWEMPISGVFIAIGHKPNSDLVKGVLDMDELGYLITEPRSTKTNIPGVFACGDVADSIYRQAVTAAGTGCMAAIDAERFLEAEGH